In the genome of Nerophis lumbriciformis linkage group LG32, RoL_Nlum_v2.1, whole genome shotgun sequence, one region contains:
- the mtfp1 gene encoding mitochondrial fission process protein 1, with protein sequence MAPTGKPSMDPTEEKASQEVDIYRDTWVRFLGYANEVGEAFRALVPSSVVWGSYAVATVYVAADALDKGKKAAAAHGDNPGQKTRVVAAVADTFLWQALASVIIPGITINRVCAASLHLLGRTTRWPLPVRKWTTTAIGLSTVPFIITPIDRSVDYLLDASLRKMYGPGDKQD encoded by the exons ATGGCGCCAACAGGAAAGCCAAGCATGGATCCCACGGAAGAAAAAGCAAGCCAAGAAGTTGACATCTATCGCGACACGTGGGTCCGCTTCCTAG GTTACGCCAACGAAGTGGGGGAGGCCTTCCGTGCGCTGGTGCCATCCAGCGTGGTATGGGGCAGCTACGCGGTGGCCACGGTCTATGTGGCTGCTGATGCTCTGGACAAAGGGAAAAAAGCAGCTGCG GCGCACGGGGACAACCCGGGCCAGAAGACCCGCGTGGTGGCGGCAGTGGCGGACACGTTCCTGTGGCAGGCCCTGGCCTCTGTGATCATCCCCGGCATCACCATCAACCGCGTGTGCGCCGCCTCGCTGCACCTGCTGGGCCGCACCACCAGGTGGCCCCTGCCTGTGCGCAAGTGGACCACCACGGCCATCGGGCTCTCCACCGTCCCCTTCATCATCACTCCTATTGACAG GTCGGTGGACTACCTGCTGGACGCCAGCCTCCGCAAGATGTACGGTCCCGGCGACAAGCAGGATTAG